Sequence from the Megalops cyprinoides isolate fMegCyp1 chromosome 4, fMegCyp1.pri, whole genome shotgun sequence genome:
tccCTTGCCTTTTTCCTTCCCATAGTGACTCAGGGAGAGTTGGTGCTGGACTGTTGCCTGAAGGTCAGCGACAAAGAGATACCCAAGAGTGTCATTAAGGGATACCACCATCAGGTCAAGGGTCAAGGATGTGACATCAGTGCTACCATGTGAGTATTTCATTGGCTGGAATATCTCATGCAACGCATGTGTATTTTGACAGACTGATCATGCTCTGGGAAGGTACTTCATAAGTCTAGATATTTCACTAAAAGGTGCCTTGCAAGAACTATGCAAATAGCCAATTACTTGAGACAGAAATAACCATGAGCAGCCATAGGAATATTCACAGACAGGCAATAAGAGGTACCTCAACATCGGTAGGATATCACAGAGGGAAGAACTGGAAATTGTGCCAAAAAATGATAGTGGTAGTATAAAAGAAACAATTATGTCTGATGTTCACATTCCAGCTTCACAAGCAAGCGCGGGCTCAAGCTGTGTGCTCCCGTTGCCTTGACTGTGGAGTGGGTGCAGACCCTCATCACCTTCCATGACAACAAGATGAAGTGGTGCAGCAACAGGAAGTTCCGGGTAATTCCGCCGCCCATGCTGTTCGCTCAACGACCGTGGAAATCC
This genomic interval carries:
- the LOC118775941 gene encoding C-C motif chemokine 20-like is translated as MAPRISTLCFCLLFLYCCCLTQGELVLDCCLKVSDKEIPKSVIKGYHHQVKGQGCDISATIFTSKRGLKLCAPVALTVEWVQTLITFHDNKMKWCSNRKFRPKSCNGLKAENN